CGTTTGCAGATCTCTTGAAAGCTATCGCGCACCTATCCATCTCGACGATCGGCAGTTTAACCGTCTGCAGGAGTGTGCTAGGCTTCGGATCATCTACCGATAATAAGACAACTTAAACATCTCGCTAAAATCTGTAGATTCGGGATTCAAACAAAAAGTATGATGGCAAACATGAGGCTAATCGATTTAACGTAAACCCAAGAAcagacattatttttcaaaatacgtTTTGATCTTTGGAGCAGTCaatggaaaaaaatgaaaaaataaaatgatggaAACTTTGATTTTGGAATGAATTTTATCTATTATGATATATAAGAAAGGTACGAAGTGtgcaaataaagtttaaatactTATTAGTTTAAAGTAGCTTAAACTCCTTACTGATATTATAAATTCCCCAACCAGCGACTTCCGCTATCTCTCCGATGAAGTTCTTTTTGAGGAGATCACCGCTCATCATGCAAATCGGTCTCACATGCTCTGTGTATaaattgcaaagaaaaaaaagcagatTTTCTTTCGTGAACCAAGAATTGAATTAATTGGAGTTGGTaagataaaaatcaattaatgaaCTTACCATTGTAAACTATTGGCTTGTTCAACCGTATTATGGCTACATCATGCTTATACAAAGGGGTGTTGTAATTCTCGTGGACGACTATCGACTCGGGCAAATAATCTTGCACCGGCTCCGCGCAATATCCCTTCTCGCAGTCGGGATCAGTCAGAATGTTGTGTTCGCCCAACCGGATGCCACCGACCTTAAAACTTGAATATATCTCCATGTATGTTAAGTAACAAGAAACTGCGAAATCgtctattttaaattaatatagtttaataaagaaatactctttttattttttctcatctTAAAAATCAAGAGTAATGACTTTGATCGGACACTGCGTATACTTGATGATATACCGCTAAAATCttgttactttctttttttaattatatatatatttgcacgTACTTTTGGGGTAGATTTGCTACACAGTGGGCAGCCGTGACTACGTATTGTGGATTGATAATTGTGCCGCCACATCTGTAGCTTAATGCGTTATCAGTATTAGACATGCTGTATCCTATTCTCGCTATCCAAGGATACGCGCCAAGGCTTGCGTTCTTACCACCAATAATGCGATCGCTGTTGGAATTTCCACATTTGTTGTGCTCCAACAGTGACCAGCTAGGATGTTTCGTTACATCGActacgataaattattaaatttactgtaGCATCATGTTTTTAGTAGAAATTTTGTTAGTAGAGAATTTCTcgataaaaaaacttattattccGGAagatttactataaattttatgtttacatttaaaaatactaataacaattctatatgtttaaaatatttttggaaaattattcgTACTTAAGCAATACGTATTTTGTTAGACAATGTATTTGATTCTTTTgcaaattctatttaaaaagaaatttactttaaatgttCACGAAACttgaattacttttatttacataacgtacaatttaatttatattatctcacatatttttattctgaTATTTTAGATTATGGAAGACTTACGCAGAGAATCAGAGAACGTTATAGATGCATTGCACAAGAGTACAAGCATACAAGGCAATAAATATCGCATCCCGCCTGAAAGCTGGAAAGCAGGCAAGCAAGCAATCAAGTAagaactaattttataattatgcagttttaaaaagctatttttttgttcatttttctttgcaatattttacacaattacattgatatcttttatattatttttattttatgttttgtcATTGTACAGTATTTATGAATCACTGTTCTTACCGTAAATCGTAGTAGCATTATGCACGAGTTATGCACTAGAATCCTCATTCTCCGTCAAGTGTTCCATTCGGACTACGGTATCGCTTAATTCGTTAATCTTCTATGCGCCCGTCACCTTATCTCCACCGTATCGAATTGCATTATGGCTTAGTCGATAGATCTTTATAATCTGCCTGCTGTAACTCTGGTACATGACGTTTACTATCCATCGTACACGTTTgaagtacattttaaataaaatgcaaaataagaATTGTTTTTCAAGATGTTACTGgtatatcatattattttttacgaagagtaaaaaaaaataacaattatgtatttaaatatttcttacaaaaagtaaagtaatttgatattttatgacaaaattttactaatgatttttaaattgtaatgtaTTGTAATATACAAATTCAGAGGAATTATCGGGTATAAatgcataaattaatatttatcgtacGAGTCACACGATGCAGCAATGACAAACTCGCAATTTTCAGTTGTACAATTCTACTGTGCAGGAGAATATATGCCGTGTctattttcacaattttctcCTCTCCTTTTTTACAATATGCTCTTTTGAAATTATTCTCATAATTATCAGAAATgcaggaattaaaaaaaatttgtcaaataatggaattttttaaaaatatatcaagttTTACAATATTTGGGAGACCAAACAGGATGTTTAGGTGAAATatggtattttaattatatctcgTTTTGTAATTCGTTggtatttattttcttaaaaataataattacaaaagacGCCGtgagtaatatttaaaattaagtattacGCAAACTTCGCAGTCATTTTTGGAAGAACAGTTCTTCCTTCAATCTATGTACAACCATTAGGAACATTATCGTACAATATTTCTCTGCCGCCGAGGAGTGAGCCTGGACGGAGGAACGCTCCCGGACCGAGAAACAGTCCCGGATCGACTCTCCGCTCCTCAGTCCCCCTGCGAGATCGGAGAACCGCGATCACGTTTCGACGAGGCTTTTCCCTTGCCTTTGGATTTGGTCTCTCGTTTTCGACTGATCGACGAGGTCGACGTAGTTGAGGCCGAGTCGGCCGGGCTGGAGTGACTCGAACCCTCCCGGTCCCATCTCGTCAATGTGTCCCGCAGATTTTGGCCGTCGTTCTCCTCGTATGTGTCCACATCGACGTGCAAATTGTCCTGACCGTTGGACTCCAAATTGGCACGTACTTCCCTACGCTGTTCGTCAGTGTGCTGGGGACAACGTATCGATCTGGTGCACAGCTTCTTTGTATGTTCAGATACGACGCCGCAGATTTGCGTGAGCAACGCCCGTTTATCCATGAGCGACATATTGTCGTAATTTAATGGTGAGCTTTCG
The Solenopsis invicta isolate M01_SB chromosome 16, UNIL_Sinv_3.0, whole genome shotgun sequence genome window above contains:
- the LOC105204892 gene encoding CLIP domain-containing serine protease 14D, coding for MRILVHNSCIMLLRFTLSGGMRYLLPCMLVLLCNASITFSDSLLDVTKHPSWSLLEHNKCGNSNSDRIIGGKNASLGAYPWIARIGYSMSNTDNALSYRCGGTIINPQYVVTAAHCVANLPQNFKVGGIRLGEHNILTDPDCEKGYCAEPVQDYLPESIVVHENYNTPLYKHDVAIIRLNKPIVYNEHVRPICMMSGDLLKKNFIGEIAEVAGWGIYNINDPKPSTLLQTVKLPIVEMDRCAIAFKRSANVSENQQMCVGGVPGQDSCGGDSGGPLMKVESLRGPPKYYLVGIVSFGAKSCGASKTPGVYSKVATYTTWILDNMLP